The following are from one region of the Oryzias melastigma strain HK-1 linkage group LG22, ASM292280v2, whole genome shotgun sequence genome:
- the LOC112144635 gene encoding CD209 antigen-like protein B, translating into MGGKELHETNFEDGSEILVCQEDLRDEQHPDDNNGIQLKVFTFSMSQGRCRTLAAVSLTILAAVLLIVDIALAHRYNKLTDTHLITTDVNQIGEELDKLQGAYKTSVESMKDAQKKFIMEGNSQTETKWEFEHQTRRSKDYQDQIDQFQEDISKLRSHLPIINDGCKYCPEGWIFLNSNCYFYDFSNRFGVKTWQKAREFCQMYGGDLLVLNSKDKENTTVKYLMTHQNPSRPEEAFWFGLTDSQVEKTWKWVDGTTLVEGYWIEGKPNYFSNDEDCAAVMAKENIFQAWKDSNCGSQRKWICEKVPSTQTDPL; encoded by the exons ATGGGGGGTAAAGAGCTCCATGAGACCAACTTTGAAGACGGGTCTGAGATACTTGTTTGTCAAGAAGACTTGCGAGATGAACAACATCCAGATGACAACAATGGAATACAGCTAAAAG TGTTTACCTTCAGCATGAGTCAGGGGAGATGCAGGACCCTCGCTGCTGTGAGCCTGACGATTCTGGCTGCTGTTCTGCTGATAGTTGACATCGCTCTGGCTCACCGCT ACAACAAACTTACAGACACTCACCTCATAACTACTGATGTTAATCAAATTGGTGAAGAGTTGGACAAACTTCAGGGGGCTTACAAAACGTCTGTGGAGTCAATGAAGGACGCCCAGAAGAAGTTCATCATGGAGGGGAACTCGCAGACAGAAACCAAATGGGAGTTCGAGCACCAGACAAGAAGAAGCAAAGACTACCAAGATCAGATTGATCAATTTCAAGAAGACATCTCAAAATTGAGGTCCCACTTACCGATAATTA ATGATGGCTGCAAATATTGCCCTGAAGGCTGGATCTTCCTGAACtcaaattgttacttttatgACTTTTCTAATCGTTTTGGAGTAAAAACATGGCAAAAAGCCAGAGAGTTCTGTCAAATGTATGGTGGAGATCTTCTAGTGCTGAACAGCAAAGACAAAGAG AACACAACTGTGAAGTACTTGATGACTCATCAAAACCCATCAAGACCAGAAGAAGCTTTCTGGTTTGGACTGACAGACTCTCAGGTGGAGAAGACTTGGAAGTGGGTGGATGGAACAACCCTGGTTGAAGG ATACTGGATAGAAGGAAAACCAAATTACTTCAGTAATGATGAAGACTGTGCTGCAGTAATGGCCAAGGAAAACATCTTCCAGGCTTGGAAGGACTCCAACTGTGGTTCACAACGTAAATGGATTTGTGAAAAAGTACCATCCACCCAGACTGATCCTCTTTAA
- the LOC112144653 gene encoding C-type lectin domain family 4 member M isoform X1, whose protein sequence is MVHKPLSSRRSLTLVTESSQRTDMDDQRFSASLQKSGTGFWNVPNSRIVLVFLGLLNAVLFIIAVGLGVMCAGVREDSSLKDSHSAALKLIGELTDLRSNHSDLIEAEEKTKRLLQMKIQDHVKLKEQIKQLTAQNIVNQRQLESLKIEKENLQTNITALGETCGRCPPSWIHLNSSCYFFSYIESSSVMKSWPFSRMDCIRREADLIVIDSPEEQKFVSNTINSIAQGNVFWIGLNDKETEGTWVWINNVREVERRYWMNGQPDGRENPYSSRYGYYGRDEDCVVTTYSVTNPWKTRSDASCLENQYYWICERKSN, encoded by the exons ATGGTTCACAAACCACTGAGCAGCAGACGGAGTCTCACTTTAGTCACAGAGAGCTCACAGAGAACTGACATGGATGATCAACGCTTCAGCGCTTCCCTTCAAAAATCTGGAACAG GATTCTGGAATGTTCCAAACTCCAGAATAGTTCTTGTGTTCCTGGGACTGCTGAacgctgttttatttataattgctGTTGGTCTTGGAGTGATGT GTGCTGGAGTCAGAGAGGACTCCTCCCTGAAGGATTCCCACTCAGCTGCTTTGAAACTCATCGGTGAACTCACAGATCTGCGCAGCAACCACAGCGATTTGATTGAAGCTGAAGAGAAAACCAAGAGGTTGCTACAGATGAAGATCCAGGACCATGTAAAGTTAAAGGAGCAAATTAAGCAGCTGACAGCCCAAAATATTGTCAATCAGAGACAGCTTGAATCCCTGAAAATcgaaaaagaaaaccttcagaCTAACATCACAGCTTTAG GGGAAACGTGTGGAAGGTGCCCGCCTTCGTGGATTCACCTCAACTCTTCCTGCTATTTCTTTTCCTACATCGAGTCTTCTTCTGTCATGAAGAGTTGGCCGTTCAGCAGGATGGACTGCATCAGACGTGAAGCTGACCTGATAGTCATCGATAGTCCAGAGGAGCAA aAGTTTGTGAGCAACACCATCAACAGCATAGCACAAGGCAATGTTTTCTGGATTGGCCTTAATGACAAAGAGACGGAGGGAACATGGGTCTGGATTAACAATGTGCGAGAAGTGGAACGAAG gtATTGGATGAATGGACAGCCAGACGGTCGTGAAAACCCCTATTCCAGTAGATATGGATATTACGGCAGAGACGAAGATTGTGTGGTAACAACTTACAGTGTAACCAATCCTTGGAAGACTCGCTCTGATGCCTCTTGCTTGGAAAATCAATATTATTGGATTTGTGAGAGAAAATCAAACTGA
- the LOC112144653 gene encoding C-type lectin domain family 4 member E isoform X2: MDGRLFNASLRKFGTGFWNVPNSRIVLVFLGLLNAVLFIIAVGLGVMCAGVREDSSLKDSHSAALKLIGELTDLRSNHSDLIEAEEKTKRLLQMKIQDHVKLKEQIKQLTAQNIVNQRQLESLKIEKENLQTNITALGETCGRCPPSWIHLNSSCYFFSYIESSSVMKSWPFSRMDCIRREADLIVIDSPEEQKFVSNTINSIAQGNVFWIGLNDKETEGTWVWINNVREVERRYWMNGQPDGRENPYSSRYGYYGRDEDCVVTTYSVTNPWKTRSDASCLENQYYWICERKSN; encoded by the exons ATGGATGGTCGACTCTTCAACGCTTCCCTTCGAAAGTTTGGAACAG GATTCTGGAATGTTCCAAACTCCAGAATAGTTCTTGTGTTCCTGGGACTGCTGAacgctgttttatttataattgctGTTGGTCTTGGAGTGATGT GTGCTGGAGTCAGAGAGGACTCCTCCCTGAAGGATTCCCACTCAGCTGCTTTGAAACTCATCGGTGAACTCACAGATCTGCGCAGCAACCACAGCGATTTGATTGAAGCTGAAGAGAAAACCAAGAGGTTGCTACAGATGAAGATCCAGGACCATGTAAAGTTAAAGGAGCAAATTAAGCAGCTGACAGCCCAAAATATTGTCAATCAGAGACAGCTTGAATCCCTGAAAATcgaaaaagaaaaccttcagaCTAACATCACAGCTTTAG GGGAAACGTGTGGAAGGTGCCCGCCTTCGTGGATTCACCTCAACTCTTCCTGCTATTTCTTTTCCTACATCGAGTCTTCTTCTGTCATGAAGAGTTGGCCGTTCAGCAGGATGGACTGCATCAGACGTGAAGCTGACCTGATAGTCATCGATAGTCCAGAGGAGCAA aAGTTTGTGAGCAACACCATCAACAGCATAGCACAAGGCAATGTTTTCTGGATTGGCCTTAATGACAAAGAGACGGAGGGAACATGGGTCTGGATTAACAATGTGCGAGAAGTGGAACGAAG gtATTGGATGAATGGACAGCCAGACGGTCGTGAAAACCCCTATTCCAGTAGATATGGATATTACGGCAGAGACGAAGATTGTGTGGTAACAACTTACAGTGTAACCAATCCTTGGAAGACTCGCTCTGATGCCTCTTGCTTGGAAAATCAATATTATTGGATTTGTGAGAGAAAATCAAACTGA
- the LOC112144653 gene encoding CD209 antigen-like protein E isoform X3 — translation MDGRLFNASLRKFGTGFWKIPNSRVVLVSLGLLNAVLFIIAVVLGVMCAGVREDSSLKDSHSAALKLIGELTDLRSNHSDLIEAEEETKRLLQMKIQDHVKLKKQIQQQMAINDNYQTQFQALQTEKENLQANITALEQTCGRCLHTWSLRDSSCYFFSYTESPVEKKSWHDSRTDCISRGADLIVIESSDEQKFVSNRYRQLMGNKNSWEDGFWIGLIDTHAEGTFVWVNNVTELEPRYWMNGEPNNYRDQEDCVTTVNSGRNPWKTRNDLNCEEERHWICEKKSD, via the exons ATGGATGGTCGACTCTTCAACGCTTCCCTTCGAAAGTTTGGAACAG gatTCTGGAAAATTCCAAATTCCAGAGTAGTTCTTGTGTCCCTGGGACTGCTGAacgctgttttatttataattgctGTTGTTCTTGGAGTGATGT GTGCTGGAGTCAGAGAGGACTCCTCCCTGAAGGATTCCCACTCAGCTGCTTTGAAACTCATCGGTGAGCTGACAGATCTGCGCAGCAACCACAGCGATTTGATTGAAGCTGAAGAGGAAACCAAGAGGTTGCTGCAGATGAAGATCCAGGACCATGTCAAATTGAAGAAGCAAATTCAGCAGCAGATGGCCATCAATGACAATTATCAGACACAGTTCCAAGCCCTTCAAACCGAAAAAGAAAACCTACAGGCAAATATCACAGCTTTAG AGCAAACATGTGGAAGATGCTTACATACATGGAGTCTCCGGGACTCCTCCTGCTATTTCTTTTCCTACACCGAGTCTCCTGTTGAGAAGAAGAGTTGGCATGACAGCAGGACGGACTGCATCAGTCGAGGAGCTGACCTGATCGTGATCGAAAGCTCAGATGAGCAG AAGTTTGTGAGCAACAGGTATCGCCAACTGATGGGGAACAAAAATTCATGGGAAGACGGTTTCTGGATTGGCCTCATTGACACACATGCAGAGGGAACATTTGTCTGGGTCAATAATGTCACAGAACTGGAACCAAG GTATTGGATGAATGGAGAACCAAACAATTACAGAGACCAAGAGGATTGTGTAACTACAGTTAACAGTGGAAGAAATCCTTGGAAAACTCGCAATGATTTGAATTGCGAGGAAGAAAGACATtggatttgtgaaaaaaaatcagattga
- the LOC112144653 gene encoding CD209 antigen-like protein E isoform X4, with product MDGRLFNASLRKFGTGAGVREDSSLKDSHSAALKLIGELTDLRSNHSDLIEAEEETKRLLQMKIQDHVKLKKQIQQQMAINDNYQTQFQALQTEKENLQANITALEQTCGRCLHTWSLRDSSCYFFSYTESPVEKKSWHDSRTDCISRGADLIVIESSDEQKFVSNRYRQLMGNKNSWEDGFWIGLIDTHAEGTFVWVNNVTELEPRYWMNGEPNNYRDQEDCVTTVNSGRNPWKTRNDLNCEEERHWICEKKSD from the exons ATGGATGGTCGACTCTTCAACGCTTCCCTTCGAAAGTTTGGAACAG GTGCTGGAGTCAGAGAGGACTCCTCCCTGAAGGATTCCCACTCAGCTGCTTTGAAACTCATCGGTGAGCTGACAGATCTGCGCAGCAACCACAGCGATTTGATTGAAGCTGAAGAGGAAACCAAGAGGTTGCTGCAGATGAAGATCCAGGACCATGTCAAATTGAAGAAGCAAATTCAGCAGCAGATGGCCATCAATGACAATTATCAGACACAGTTCCAAGCCCTTCAAACCGAAAAAGAAAACCTACAGGCAAATATCACAGCTTTAG AGCAAACATGTGGAAGATGCTTACATACATGGAGTCTCCGGGACTCCTCCTGCTATTTCTTTTCCTACACCGAGTCTCCTGTTGAGAAGAAGAGTTGGCATGACAGCAGGACGGACTGCATCAGTCGAGGAGCTGACCTGATCGTGATCGAAAGCTCAGATGAGCAG AAGTTTGTGAGCAACAGGTATCGCCAACTGATGGGGAACAAAAATTCATGGGAAGACGGTTTCTGGATTGGCCTCATTGACACACATGCAGAGGGAACATTTGTCTGGGTCAATAATGTCACAGAACTGGAACCAAG GTATTGGATGAATGGAGAACCAAACAATTACAGAGACCAAGAGGATTGTGTAACTACAGTTAACAGTGGAAGAAATCCTTGGAAAACTCGCAATGATTTGAATTGCGAGGAAGAAAGACATtggatttgtgaaaaaaaatcagattga
- the LOC112144660 gene encoding CD209 antigen-like protein C, whose product MCAGVREDSSLKDSHSAALKLIGELTDLRSNHSDLIEAEEKAKKDLQMKIQDRVKLKEQIQQQTVLNENYQKQIQALQTEKEKLQANITALEGTCGRCPEKWNLLDSSCYFFSYIESSYVTKSWQDSRMDCIGREADLIVIDSTEEQKFVSSTIYKMSGGRNVWEMGFWIGLTDRETEGRWVWINNVTEVDRRYWMDGEPNNIGQHGEDCGVTSYNTYDNIRKTRFDSFCRNNRYWICERKSSLGVS is encoded by the exons ATGT GTGCTGGAGTCAGAGAGGACTCCTCCCTGAAGGATTCCCACTCAGCTGCTTTGAAACTCATCGGTGAACTCACAGATCTGCGAAGCAACCACAGCGATTTGATTGAAGCTGAAGAGAAGGCCAAGAAGGATCTGCAGATGAAGATCCAGGACCGTGTAAAGCTAAAGGAGCAAATTCAGCAGCAGACAGTGCTCAATGAGAACTATCAGAAACAGATCCAAGCCCTGCAAACCgaaaaagaaaagcttcagGCTAACATCACAGCTTTAG AGGGAACATGTGGAAGATGCCCAGAAAAATGGAATCTCCTGGACTCCTCCTGCTATTTCTTTTCCTACATCGAGTCTTCTTATGTCACGAAGAGTTGGCAGGACAGCAGGATGGACTGCATCGGACGTGAAGCTGACCTGATCGTGATAGATAGTACAGAGGAGCAG AAGTTTGTGAGCAGCACCATTTACAAAATGTCGGGAGGCAGAAATGTGTGGGAAATGGGTTTCTGGATTGGCCTCACTGACAGAGAGACGGAGGGAAGATGGGTCTGGATTAACAATGTTACAGAGGTGGATCGAAG gtactggatggatggagaacCAAACAATATTGGACAACATGGAGAGGACTGTGGGGTTACATCCTACAATACATATGATAATATTCGTAAAACTCGCTTTGACAGCTTTTGCAGGAACAATCGATATTGGATTTGTGAAAGAAAATCGAGCTTAGGGGTCAGTTAA
- the LOC118597982 gene encoding CD209 antigen-like protein E — MVSKNDPSPFGRSYHHMGGKGSMRLVRVGSRSFPVYSLVIVCLVLLNVILLLTAVVVGINCESITDFPQNDLMPQVLKTEVEQLRRVMSETAQDGQTQQDFVKEHMSNQQIKLQLESNKTHNDELQKQLELLQAERAALQSNTSDIVESCGLCMPGWFLSNTSCYFYGKRQFNKGINWTTSREDCIRRGADLAVFDTVEEHIMVFERLPKVKWGTYLWGIGGLWIGLTDHQREGTWKWINNATLNYTRFWMDGEPNNHWSAEHCVGLMNTDKGLKSLFDARCESHREYLCEKKLS; from the exons ATGGTTTCAAAGAATGATCCCAGCCCATTTGGCAGATCATACCACCATATGGGAGGCAAAG GGTCCATGCGCCTGGTCAGAGTCGGGTCCAGAAGCTTCCCAGTTTATTCACTAGTTATTGTGTGTTTAGTCTTGCTGAACgttattttgttgttaacaGCTGTCGTAGTCGGGATTAACT GTGAAAGCATCACGGATTTCCCCCAAAACGACCTTATGCCGCAAGTACTCAAGACAGAGGTGGAGCAGCTTCGAAGAGTAATGAGTGAAACTGCTCAAGATGGACAAACCCAACAAGATTTTGTCAAAGAGCACATGAGCAATCAGCAAATAAAGCTGCAGCTAGAGTCCAACAAGACTCACAACGATGAACTGCAAAAGCAGCTTGAACTCCTTCAGGCAGAGAGAGCAGCGCTGCAGTCAAACACATCGGATATAG TGGAAAGCTGTGGATTATGCATGCCAGGATGGTTTTTGTCAAACACATCATGCTACTTTTATGGGAAGCGACAATTCAACAAAGGGATAAACTGGACCACCAGCAGAGAAGACTGCATCCGCCGTGGGGCTGACCTCGCTGTTTTCGACACGGTTGAGGAACAT ATAATGGTTTTTGAGCGCTTACCCAAAGTGAAGTGGGGAACATATCTGTGGGGAATTGGAGGACTGTGGATTGGCCTCACAGATCATCAGAGAGAAGGCACTTGGAAGTGGATCAATAACGCGACTCTGAACTACACGAG GTTTTGGATGGACGGAGAGCCAAACAATCATTGGTCTGCCGAGCACTGCGTTGGTCTTATGAACACAGACAAAGGTTTAAAGTCATTGTTTGACGCAAGATGTGAATCACATCGTGAATATCTGTGTGAAAAGAAGCTAAGCTAA